In the genome of Polaribacter atrinae, one region contains:
- the ftsZ gene encoding cell division protein FtsZ has translation MSAEFDNISFDMPKTQSNTIKVIGVGGGGSNAVNHMFTQQIKGVDFVICNTDAQALENSPVPNKIQLGVSLTSGLGAGANPEVGAQAAKESMQEIQQMLNTQTKMVFITAGMGGGTGTGAAPIIAKIAKDMDVLTVGIVTMPFAFEGRRRAKQAQLGIDQLRQNVDSLIVINNNKLREVYGNLGFKAGFSKADEVLSTASRGIAEVITHHYKQNIDLHDAKTVLSNSGTAIMGSAKEEGQTRAKTAIIKALDSPLLNDNKITGAKNVLLLIVSGTNEVTLDEIGEINDYIQDEAGYDANIIMGIGEDEELGDAIAVTIVATGFAADQQSTITNTEVKKIVHTLEDEQKATYDFSEKTITKAPSLNEPLTNAVEEKVVHSLEEEVVVPKTNLVKTTNEIVNMSVVYDEVDLEIASEDDFVITDVTPAQEVQAVEEPKAVQPNLLFDLPLTPQAEVETPKVNEIEATDVEEVVFERKVVEKRYVLEDFDAQPTIGKSSGMVEKKVVEEEINFELKTRAPQAEVNQIETQSEEVSPLDLTITELQKRAEERRKTMKGFNYKFNDQMNKNIDDIERQPAYKRLGINLDTNSPISSTKTSIQKNTDEISFKSNNSFLHDNVD, from the coding sequence ATGAGCGCAGAATTCGATAACATTTCATTTGACATGCCTAAGACACAATCTAACACAATTAAGGTAATTGGAGTTGGTGGAGGCGGTAGTAACGCAGTAAACCACATGTTTACGCAACAAATTAAGGGAGTAGACTTTGTAATCTGTAATACAGATGCACAGGCTTTAGAAAATAGTCCTGTTCCTAATAAAATTCAATTAGGGGTAAGTTTAACTTCTGGTTTAGGTGCAGGTGCAAATCCAGAGGTTGGAGCACAGGCAGCTAAAGAAAGTATGCAAGAAATTCAGCAAATGCTGAATACTCAAACCAAGATGGTATTTATTACTGCTGGTATGGGTGGTGGTACTGGTACAGGAGCGGCTCCTATTATTGCAAAAATTGCAAAAGATATGGATGTTCTTACTGTAGGTATTGTTACGATGCCTTTTGCCTTTGAAGGTAGAAGACGTGCTAAACAAGCCCAATTAGGAATCGATCAATTGCGCCAAAATGTTGATTCTTTAATTGTAATAAATAATAATAAATTACGTGAAGTTTATGGAAACCTTGGTTTTAAAGCTGGTTTCTCTAAAGCAGATGAAGTTTTGTCTACAGCTTCTCGCGGAATTGCAGAAGTAATTACGCATCACTATAAACAAAATATAGATTTACATGATGCTAAAACTGTACTTTCTAATAGTGGAACTGCAATTATGGGTTCTGCAAAAGAAGAAGGGCAAACTAGAGCAAAAACAGCTATTATTAAAGCATTAGATTCTCCTTTATTAAATGATAATAAAATTACAGGAGCTAAGAATGTATTGTTATTAATTGTTTCTGGTACCAATGAGGTAACCTTAGATGAAATTGGTGAAATAAACGATTACATTCAAGATGAAGCTGGTTATGATGCCAATATTATTATGGGTATTGGAGAAGATGAAGAGTTAGGTGATGCTATTGCTGTTACTATTGTTGCTACAGGTTTTGCAGCAGATCAACAAAGTACAATTACAAATACAGAGGTAAAAAAAATTGTTCACACTCTTGAAGACGAGCAAAAAGCGACGTATGATTTTAGTGAAAAAACAATTACTAAAGCACCTTCTTTAAACGAGCCGTTAACAAATGCTGTAGAAGAGAAAGTTGTTCATTCTTTAGAAGAAGAAGTTGTAGTGCCAAAAACAAATTTGGTTAAAACGACTAATGAGATCGTAAATATGTCGGTTGTTTATGATGAGGTTGATTTAGAAATTGCTTCTGAAGATGATTTTGTTATTACAGATGTAACTCCAGCTCAAGAAGTACAAGCTGTAGAAGAACCAAAAGCAGTGCAACCTAATTTATTATTTGATTTACCTTTAACTCCACAGGCAGAAGTAGAAACTCCAAAAGTAAACGAGATTGAAGCTACAGATGTAGAAGAGGTTGTTTTTGAGAGAAAAGTGGTAGAAAAACGTTATGTTTTAGAAGACTTTGATGCGCAACCAACTATTGGTAAAAGTTCTGGTATGGTAGAAAAAAAAGTCGTTGAAGAAGAAATTAACTTTGAATTAAAGACAAGAGCTCCTCAAGCAGAAGTAAACCAAATAGAAACGCAGAGTGAAGAGGTTTCTCCTTTAGATTTAACAATTACGGAGTTACAAAAAAGAGCTGAAGAGAGACGTAAAACCATGAAAGGTTTCAATTATAAGTTCAATGATCAGATGAACAAAAATATAGACGATATAGAGCGTCAACCAGCTTATAAAAGATTAGGAATAAATTTAGATACCAATAGTCCTATTAGTAGTACAAAAACTTCTATTCAGAAGAATACAGATGAAATTAGTTTTAAATCTAATAATTCTTTTTTACATGATAATGTAGATTAA
- a CDS encoding DUF6923 family protein has translation MIKHLHNSITKILFFLLIILSISITAQDEPFNCDYNAYLFQRNDIYALDLASGSSYVVKEDVTEGSVNAVGYNPADGYIWGSLSTPAKTIVRIGKNFNVETFYIDELPTSSRYVGDVSSEGIYYLKGGGTSFLK, from the coding sequence ATGATAAAACATTTACACAACTCAATTACTAAAATTTTATTCTTTTTACTGATCATTTTAAGCATATCTATAACTGCTCAGGATGAACCATTTAATTGTGATTATAACGCATATTTATTTCAGAGAAATGATATTTATGCCTTAGATTTAGCTTCAGGTAGCTCTTATGTTGTAAAAGAAGATGTTACAGAAGGATCTGTAAATGCAGTAGGTTATAACCCTGCAGACGGATATATTTGGGGATCATTAAGTACGCCTGCAAAAACAATTGTAAGAATTGGAAAAAACTTTAATGTAGAAACTTTTTATATAGATGAGTTACCAACTTCTAGCAGATATGTTGGAGATGTTAGTTCTGAAGGAATTTACTATTTAAAAGGTGGTGGAACTAGTTTTTTAAAATAG
- a CDS encoding DUF6923 family protein, with protein MHDWAFNAVDGHLYTVEKKTNILYRINAATGEVTDLGEVPILSGLSYTYGAVYFDASGRFYVSANQTGTVYVIQSVQTLQEGSSLDSNLFAYGPSSSSNDGARCPTAPVPQEDCANGVDDDGDGLVDCDDPACSGVAACPVLAPEVSSGNDGGLESNDRLSQQINQRNYLRKKENYKFDKSKAKRVIKTKNYKKTVSKSTSFELKDLIPLDVIPGTTTLESSPSDLIAITNATELYSVDYVKDGETVAVVLATKTENGVYEHTKFICDRLLGAELLSVSTIELFQEEVEEGEDGEEKEGVHFIKSIIKNSNESKEFVLSFSGRLINDDVNFEIDSHWNIDKYEAGATYYNFQIWTNSVDDLLTLGEEALALFEIQKPISDYVTSTPPPVFVKKGEYVNGTLELELINVRRSKSVVIDAGFKRTETSATEYFNNTMSLTGNYIESLVIETGNIFDIGFRIENEYNLTPDDLFMSDGVWGKDDSPAGTTVSEFAITQNDNIYVGSGYRVERNIYLKAITSEYVSAFRSFTPRTTAVDLSEFDTFELDASGTGDLEITILKEGIDAWENQFRTTIKLNETESHYTIPLAHFVSAAGGNINLTDAINITFTMSSDGTTVLEKEMNLKDIQFTQQALNVNTEVIAENEAILTPNPMSYNANLSFYAETNAVTKIEVYNVTGALVKYTEENTTIGNNKVSLLREGLKSGVYFIKIRNDFRNYKTIKLVVN; from the coding sequence GTGCATGATTGGGCTTTTAATGCTGTTGATGGTCATTTATATACTGTAGAAAAAAAGACAAATATATTGTATCGAATTAACGCTGCTACAGGTGAAGTAACTGACTTAGGAGAAGTTCCTATTTTATCAGGTTTAAGTTATACGTATGGAGCTGTTTATTTTGATGCTTCAGGTCGTTTTTATGTTTCAGCAAACCAAACAGGAACAGTATATGTTATTCAAAGTGTACAAACATTACAAGAAGGAAGCTCTTTAGATTCTAATCTTTTTGCATACGGACCTTCAAGTAGTTCTAATGATGGTGCAAGATGTCCTACGGCACCTGTGCCTCAAGAAGATTGTGCAAATGGTGTAGATGATGATGGAGATGGATTAGTAGACTGTGATGATCCTGCGTGTTCTGGTGTTGCAGCTTGTCCTGTACTTGCGCCAGAAGTTTCTAGTGGAAATGATGGTGGTTTAGAAAGTAATGACCGTCTTTCTCAGCAAATAAATCAAAGAAATTATTTAAGGAAAAAAGAGAATTATAAGTTTGACAAATCAAAAGCAAAAAGAGTAATAAAAACTAAGAATTATAAAAAGACTGTATCAAAAAGTACAAGTTTTGAATTAAAAGATTTAATTCCTTTGGATGTAATTCCTGGAACTACAACCTTAGAATCTTCTCCGTCAGATTTAATTGCTATTACAAATGCAACCGAACTGTATTCTGTAGATTATGTAAAGGATGGAGAAACAGTAGCTGTTGTTTTGGCAACAAAAACAGAAAACGGAGTGTATGAACATACTAAGTTTATTTGTGATCGATTGTTAGGAGCAGAATTATTATCTGTTTCTACCATAGAACTATTTCAAGAAGAGGTGGAAGAAGGAGAAGATGGCGAAGAAAAAGAGGGCGTACACTTTATTAAATCAATTATAAAGAATAGCAACGAATCAAAGGAATTTGTTTTAAGTTTTTCTGGAAGATTGATTAATGATGATGTAAATTTTGAAATAGACAGTCATTGGAATATTGATAAATATGAAGCGGGAGCAACTTATTATAACTTTCAAATTTGGACAAATAGTGTAGATGATTTGTTAACTTTGGGAGAAGAAGCTTTGGCTTTATTTGAAATACAAAAGCCTATTTCAGATTATGTTACATCAACACCACCACCTGTTTTTGTTAAAAAAGGAGAATATGTAAACGGTACTTTAGAATTAGAGTTGATTAATGTTAGAAGAAGTAAAAGTGTGGTTATTGATGCTGGATTTAAAAGAACAGAAACTTCTGCAACAGAGTATTTTAATAATACAATGAGTTTAACAGGTAATTATATTGAATCTTTGGTTATTGAAACAGGAAACATTTTTGACATTGGTTTTAGAATTGAAAATGAATATAATTTAACTCCAGATGATTTATTTATGTCGGATGGTGTTTGGGGAAAAGATGATTCTCCTGCAGGAACAACTGTTAGCGAATTTGCAATTACACAAAATGATAATATTTATGTTGGTAGTGGGTATAGGGTAGAAAGAAATATTTATTTAAAAGCAATAACAAGTGAATATGTTTCTGCATTTAGATCATTTACACCAAGAACTACCGCTGTTGATTTATCTGAATTTGATACGTTTGAGTTAGATGCAAGCGGAACAGGTGATTTAGAGATTACAATTTTAAAAGAAGGTATTGATGCGTGGGAAAATCAATTTAGAACCACTATAAAGTTAAACGAAACAGAAAGTCATTATACAATTCCTTTAGCACATTTTGTATCTGCAGCGGGAGGTAATATTAATCTAACAGATGCTATAAACATTACTTTTACCATGTCTTCTGATGGAACAACCGTTTTAGAGAAAGAAATGAATTTAAAAGATATACAGTTTACACAACAAGCACTTAACGTTAATACAGAGGTTATTGCAGAAAATGAAGCAATATTAACTCCAAATCCAATGAGTTACAATGCTAATTTAAGTTTTTATGCAGAAACAAATGCAGTAACAAAAATTGAAGTATATAATGTAACGGGTGCTTTGGTTAAATATACGGAAGAAAATACCACGATTGGAAACAATAAAGTTTCTCTGTTAAGAGAAGGTTTAAAATCTGGTGTTTATTTTATCAAAATTAGAAATGATTTTAGAAATTATAAAACAATTAAATTGGTTGTGAATTAA
- a CDS encoding IS256 family transposase — translation MKPEDLLNEDFLKQFKNAPELTSFLEQLHKRGIEKLLEGELDAHLDYDKHKKSKAANLRNGYTKKKLKSVLGETEIQVPRDRDSSFNPLIVKKRESTTEGIENIIISLYAKGMSNSDIEEQIRELYDFNISTSTISRITDKITEDVIAWRNRPLEATYLIVWMDGIVFKVRENSKVINKTIYIAVGLRTDGKKEVLGLWLGKNESSAFWMSVLTDIKARGTQDILITATDNLNGFTDTIKTIFPKSTTQICVVHQIRNSCRYVVWKDKKEFTRDMKQIYTAPTKEAAKAALNDFKTKWDSKYSYAIKSWENNWDELTVFFDFPIEIRTIIYTTNLIENLNGKIRKYTKNKLSFPTDEAVMKSVFLALRESTKKWTMPIRNWGVILNQFLAIFENRIKL, via the coding sequence ATGAAACCAGAAGATTTATTAAACGAAGACTTTTTAAAACAATTCAAGAATGCACCAGAGCTAACATCCTTTTTAGAACAGTTGCACAAACGTGGTATTGAGAAGTTACTAGAAGGGGAACTAGATGCCCATTTAGACTACGATAAGCACAAAAAAAGTAAAGCAGCCAACCTTCGAAATGGTTACACTAAAAAGAAATTAAAATCCGTTTTAGGAGAAACAGAGATTCAAGTTCCTCGAGACCGTGATAGTTCTTTTAATCCTTTAATTGTAAAGAAAAGAGAAAGTACAACAGAAGGCATCGAAAATATTATTATATCGCTTTATGCCAAAGGCATGAGTAACAGTGATATTGAAGAACAAATACGTGAGCTGTACGATTTTAATATTTCTACATCCACTATTTCAAGGATTACAGATAAGATTACAGAAGATGTTATTGCTTGGCGGAACAGGCCTTTGGAGGCCACTTACCTAATTGTTTGGATGGATGGCATCGTATTTAAAGTTAGGGAAAACTCTAAAGTCATAAACAAGACTATTTATATTGCAGTAGGCCTGAGAACAGATGGCAAAAAGGAAGTCCTAGGATTATGGTTAGGTAAAAATGAATCTTCAGCCTTTTGGATGAGTGTTTTAACCGATATTAAAGCTCGAGGAACTCAAGATATACTTATCACAGCTACCGATAATTTAAATGGATTTACGGATACTATTAAAACTATTTTTCCGAAATCAACGACTCAAATTTGTGTTGTGCATCAAATAAGAAATTCGTGTCGTTACGTGGTCTGGAAGGACAAAAAGGAATTTACTCGTGACATGAAGCAAATCTATACTGCTCCTACAAAAGAAGCTGCCAAAGCTGCTTTAAATGACTTCAAAACTAAATGGGATTCTAAATATTCTTACGCCATTAAAAGTTGGGAAAATAATTGGGATGAGCTTACAGTATTCTTTGATTTTCCTATTGAAATAAGAACCATAATCTACACCACAAATCTTATAGAAAACCTAAATGGAAAGATACGGAAATACACAAAAAACAAACTCTCGTTTCCAACCGATGAAGCAGTTATGAAATCCGTGTTTTTAGCTTTGAGAGAAAGCACTAAAAAATGGACCATGCCAATCAGAAATTGGGGAGTGATACTAAATCAATTTTTAGCTATATTTGAAAACAGGATTAAGTTATAA
- a CDS encoding pyridoxal phosphate-dependent aminotransferase has product MKNPLSDRINSLPVSQTLAMAAKARELRAEGKDIIGLSLGEPDFNTPDFIKDAAIEAINQNYNSYSPVDGYADLKEAICTKFKRDNDLVYKPSQIVVSTGAKQSIANIAQVLLNPGDEVLLPAPYWVSYSAIAILCEATYVEIPSSIENDFKITPEQLEASITPKTKMIFFNSPNNPSGTIYSEAEYRALAAVLEKHPQIFILSDEIYEHINYETKPFSFAAIESMYDRTITVNGLAKAFAMTGWRIGYIGAPEWIAKACTKMQGQITSGTNCIAQRAAITAVLAPVSKIQYMVDEFKTRRDIIIGLLREIDGFKVNVPEGAFYVFPDVSAFFGKTINGYKIETASDFSLFILERANVATVTGEAFGTPNCIRISYAASELQIREAIKRIKEALS; this is encoded by the coding sequence ATGAAAAATCCATTATCGGACAGAATTAACAGTTTACCTGTATCTCAAACCTTAGCAATGGCTGCTAAAGCAAGAGAACTAAGAGCAGAAGGAAAAGATATTATTGGTTTAAGTTTGGGAGAACCAGATTTTAATACTCCAGATTTTATTAAAGACGCTGCTATTGAAGCTATCAATCAAAATTACAATTCGTATTCTCCAGTAGATGGGTATGCAGATTTAAAAGAAGCTATTTGCACTAAATTTAAGCGCGATAATGACTTAGTTTACAAACCAAGTCAGATTGTTGTTTCTACAGGAGCAAAACAATCTATTGCAAACATAGCACAAGTATTATTAAACCCAGGTGACGAAGTTTTATTACCAGCACCTTATTGGGTAAGCTACTCTGCAATTGCAATTTTATGCGAAGCAACGTATGTAGAAATTCCTTCTTCTATAGAGAATGATTTTAAAATCACTCCAGAACAATTAGAAGCTTCTATTACGCCTAAAACAAAAATGATTTTCTTTAACTCACCAAACAACCCAAGTGGAACTATTTATAGTGAAGCAGAATACAGAGCGTTGGCAGCAGTTTTAGAAAAACACCCACAGATTTTTATCTTATCAGATGAAATCTATGAACATATCAATTACGAAACAAAACCATTTAGTTTTGCAGCAATTGAAAGCATGTACGACAGAACCATTACTGTAAACGGTTTGGCAAAAGCATTTGCTATGACAGGTTGGAGAATTGGTTATATTGGTGCTCCAGAATGGATTGCTAAAGCATGTACAAAAATGCAAGGTCAAATTACTTCTGGTACAAACTGTATTGCTCAAAGAGCAGCAATTACAGCAGTTTTAGCACCAGTTTCTAAAATTCAATATATGGTAGACGAGTTTAAAACTCGTAGAGATATCATTATTGGATTATTAAGAGAAATTGATGGTTTTAAAGTAAACGTTCCAGAAGGAGCTTTTTACGTTTTTCCAGATGTTTCTGCATTCTTTGGTAAAACTATCAACGGATATAAGATAGAAACTGCAAGTGATTTCTCTTTATTTATCTTAGAAAGAGCAAATGTGGCTACAGTAACCGGTGAAGCTTTTGGTACGCCAAACTGTATTAGAATATCTTATGCAGCATCAGAATTACAAATTAGAGAAGCAATTAAAAGAATTAAAGAAGCATTAAGTTAA